From Rubrivirga sp. SAORIC476, a single genomic window includes:
- the floA gene encoding flotillin-like protein FloA (flotillin-like protein involved in membrane lipid rafts) produces the protein MNELVGVGSLIIILGSVLFAIVLLYFVPVRLWITAIFSGVKLGLFRDLVGMRLRNVPPSAIVGPLITAHKAGIPVQVALLEAHYLAGGHVQQVVNALISADKANIDLSFERATAIDLAGRDVFEAVQVSVNPKVITTPPISAIAKDGIQVRAIARVTVRANIERLVGGAGEETIIARVGEGIVSTIGSSATHAQVLENPDNISKTVLSKGLDNGTAFDILSIDIADVDVGENIGAKLQTDQAEADLRVARAKAEERRAAAVASEQEQRANLVAAEAEIPKAMAEAFRQGNLGIMDYYNLRNIEADTEMRTAIGGGPKGTEQQS, from the coding sequence ATGAACGAACTCGTCGGCGTCGGCAGCCTCATCATCATCCTCGGCTCGGTCCTCTTCGCGATCGTGCTGCTGTACTTCGTGCCGGTCCGCCTGTGGATCACGGCCATCTTCTCGGGGGTCAAGCTGGGCCTCTTCCGCGACCTCGTGGGCATGCGGCTGCGGAACGTGCCGCCGTCGGCCATCGTGGGGCCGCTCATCACGGCCCACAAGGCGGGCATCCCGGTGCAGGTCGCGCTCCTCGAAGCGCACTACCTCGCGGGCGGCCACGTCCAGCAGGTCGTCAACGCGCTCATCTCGGCCGACAAGGCCAACATCGACCTCTCGTTCGAGCGGGCGACCGCCATCGACCTGGCGGGCCGCGACGTGTTCGAGGCGGTCCAGGTGTCGGTCAACCCGAAGGTGATCACGACGCCGCCGATCTCGGCCATCGCCAAGGACGGCATCCAGGTGCGCGCCATCGCGCGGGTGACCGTACGCGCCAACATCGAGCGGCTGGTCGGCGGTGCGGGCGAGGAGACCATCATCGCCCGCGTCGGCGAGGGCATCGTGTCCACGATCGGCTCGTCGGCCACGCACGCGCAGGTGCTGGAGAACCCGGACAACATCTCGAAGACGGTGCTCTCGAAGGGGCTCGACAACGGCACGGCCTTCGACATTCTCTCCATCGACATCGCGGACGTGGACGTCGGCGAGAACATCGGGGCGAAGCTCCAGACCGACCAGGCCGAGGCCGACCTCCGGGTCGCACGGGCCAAGGCCGAGGAGCGCCGCGCGGCGGCCGTCGCCTCCGAGCAGGAGCAGCGCGCCAACCTCGTCGCGGCCGAGGCCGAGATCCCGAAGGCGATGGCCGAGGCCTTCCGCCAGGGCAACCTCGGCATCATGGACTACTACAACCTCCGCAACATCGAGGCCGACACCGAGATGCGGACGGCCATCGGCGGCGGTCCCAAGGGCACCGAGCAGCAGAGCTGA
- a CDS encoding YbjQ family protein: MSRPLVPITSADHIPGQTIVEHLDVVYGNTVRAKHVGRDVMAGFKSLVGGEIRGYTEMLRDARDEALDRMMQDALDVGGEAVINVRFTTSMVGQGMAEMMAYGTAVRFEP; encoded by the coding sequence ATGTCGCGCCCTCTCGTCCCCATCACCTCCGCCGACCACATCCCCGGTCAGACGATCGTCGAGCACCTCGATGTGGTCTATGGCAACACCGTGCGCGCCAAGCACGTCGGTCGGGACGTCATGGCCGGGTTCAAGAGCCTCGTGGGCGGGGAGATCCGCGGCTACACCGAGATGCTCCGCGATGCGCGCGACGAGGCGCTGGATCGCATGATGCAGGACGCCCTCGACGTGGGCGGGGAGGCGGTCATCAACGTCCGGTTCACGACCAGCATGGTGGGGCAGGGCATGGCCGAGATGATGGCCTACGGGACGGCGGTCCGGTTCGAGCCGTAG
- the pepE gene encoding dipeptidase PepE, whose amino-acid sequence MRALLLSNSTSPGHPYLVHARDWIAEAIGDARRVAFVPYAAVTFSYDEYVRRVRERLDGLGLEIEGVHTADDPVRAVAEAEAVLVGGGNTFHLLREMHRLGLVAAIRETVGAGAPYVGWSAGANVAAPTIRTTNDMPIVEPPSFDALGLIGFQINPHYTDAHPPGHQGETRAQRLAEFVAANPAVPVVGLPEGTALRFVGADVSLLGAERAVLFDRHSAEGRPVDAGEISSLR is encoded by the coding sequence ATGCGCGCGCTTCTCCTGAGCAACTCGACATCGCCCGGTCATCCGTACCTTGTCCACGCCCGCGACTGGATCGCCGAGGCCATCGGCGACGCCCGGCGCGTGGCGTTCGTGCCGTACGCCGCCGTCACGTTCTCGTATGACGAGTACGTCCGCCGCGTCCGCGAGAGGCTCGACGGGCTGGGGCTGGAGATCGAAGGCGTCCACACCGCGGACGACCCCGTCCGCGCGGTCGCCGAGGCGGAGGCGGTGCTCGTCGGTGGCGGCAACACGTTCCACCTGCTACGCGAGATGCATCGCCTCGGGCTGGTCGCGGCCATTCGAGAGACGGTGGGGGCCGGAGCGCCGTACGTGGGCTGGAGCGCAGGGGCCAACGTCGCCGCGCCGACCATTCGGACGACCAACGACATGCCCATCGTGGAGCCGCCCTCTTTCGACGCGCTCGGTCTCATCGGCTTCCAGATCAATCCCCACTACACCGACGCGCACCCGCCGGGCCATCAGGGCGAGACGCGCGCCCAGCGGCTCGCCGAGTTCGTCGCAGCCAACCCCGCCGTGCCGGTCGTCGGCCTGCCCGAAGGGACCGCGTTGCGCTTCGTCGGCGCGGACGTGTCGCTGCTCGGGGCCGAGCGCGCCGTTCTCTTCGACCGTCACTCCGCCGAGGGCCGTCCCGTAGACGCGGGCGAGATCTCCTCCCTTCGCTGA
- a CDS encoding biotin/lipoyl-containing protein, translating into MALHPRTGETALSIDRADGTVTVDGDAADARLTPLRQSDRAETVLLVVDGRPRVVTVEREGAATRVWVDGAPIEVDLRTDADLLLERFGLDVGDAAADREIHAPMPGLVLRVLVAPGDMVEAGQGVVVLEAMKMENELTAPAAGTVAAVHAAPGDAVAKNDLLVEVDV; encoded by the coding sequence ATGGCCCTCCACCCCCGCACCGGCGAGACCGCCCTCTCCATCGACCGCGCCGACGGCACGGTCACCGTCGATGGCGACGCGGCCGACGCCCGCCTCACGCCGCTCCGTCAGTCCGACCGCGCCGAGACGGTTCTCCTCGTCGTCGATGGCCGCCCACGCGTGGTGACCGTCGAGCGCGAGGGCGCCGCCACGCGTGTCTGGGTCGACGGTGCCCCCATCGAGGTCGACCTCCGCACCGACGCCGACCTGCTCCTCGAACGCTTCGGCCTGGACGTGGGCGACGCGGCGGCCGACCGCGAGATCCATGCCCCGATGCCGGGCCTCGTGCTGCGCGTCCTGGTGGCCCCCGGCGACATGGTCGAAGCAGGCCAGGGGGTCGTCGTGCTGGAAGCGATGAAGATGGAGAACGAGCTGACCGCGCCCGCCGCAGGCACCGTCGCCGCCGTCCACGCCGCGCCGGGCGATGCTGTCGCCAAGAACGACCTGCTCGTCGAAGTGGACGTGTGA
- a CDS encoding NAD-dependent epimerase/dehydratase family protein, producing MILVTGATGFVGSALVRQLVGEGEAVRILRRPTSSLDLLGDTAGAVEHALGDVTDMDAVVQAMAGVGTVYHVAAVMAFGGRAERSMRRVNVGGTANVVNAALMAGAERLVHTSSIAALGRALHPTGLMDETAEWTSSPTNTAYAVSKRDAALEVRRGVAEGLDAVTVCPALVFGPGRSGEGTFALAERVAAGRVPMAPPGGTAVVDVADVATGLRLAARAGVSGERYVLAAQNLLWADILRALAEAAGVSPPRRVAAPWMLRLGGALAEVGAAVLRSEPALTRATAQNASATYRYDGSKAARDLGLTYRSFEETAARVASALG from the coding sequence ATGATCCTCGTCACCGGCGCCACCGGCTTCGTCGGCTCCGCGCTCGTCCGCCAGCTGGTGGGGGAGGGGGAGGCGGTCCGCATCCTGCGGCGGCCCACCTCGTCCCTCGACCTCCTCGGCGACACCGCCGGGGCGGTCGAGCACGCGCTGGGCGACGTGACGGACATGGACGCGGTGGTCCAGGCGATGGCGGGCGTCGGCACGGTCTACCACGTCGCCGCGGTGATGGCGTTCGGCGGGCGGGCCGAGCGATCCATGCGGCGGGTCAACGTGGGGGGGACCGCGAACGTGGTCAACGCGGCGCTGATGGCGGGCGCCGAGCGACTCGTCCACACGTCTAGCATCGCAGCGCTGGGGCGGGCGCTCCACCCGACGGGCCTCATGGACGAGACGGCGGAGTGGACGTCCTCACCCACCAACACGGCCTACGCGGTCAGCAAGCGCGATGCCGCCCTGGAGGTCCGGCGGGGCGTGGCCGAGGGCCTGGACGCGGTGACGGTCTGCCCGGCGCTCGTGTTCGGGCCGGGGCGCTCGGGCGAGGGCACGTTCGCGCTGGCCGAGCGCGTCGCTGCGGGGCGCGTGCCGATGGCGCCGCCCGGCGGCACCGCCGTCGTGGACGTGGCCGATGTGGCGACGGGCCTCCGCCTCGCCGCTCGGGCAGGCGTCTCGGGCGAGCGGTATGTGCTGGCGGCCCAGAACCTCCTCTGGGCCGACATCCTCCGAGCGCTCGCCGAGGCGGCCGGGGTGTCTCCGCCGCGACGGGTCGCTGCGCCCTGGATGCTCCGCCTCGGGGGCGCGCTCGCCGAGGTGGGGGCGGCGGTCCTCCGCTCGGAGCCTGCACTCACCCGCGCGACTGCCCAGAACGCGTCGGCGACCTACCGCTACGATGGGTCGAAGGCGGCTCGGGACCTCGGACTGACGTACCGATCGTTCGAGGAAACCGCGGCCCGGGTCGCGTCGGCGCTGGGGTAG
- a CDS encoding biotin--[acetyl-CoA-carboxylase] ligase: protein MTATALGTPIRHLASVASTMDEAARWAAEGAPHGAVVVAERQHGGRGRHGRVWASAPGQSLLLTVVLRPSLPAERIGLIPLAAGLAVAETAAAFGADARIKWPNDVRVGGRKLAGVLAETTWSGGRARVLLGVGLNVAQDAFAPPLDATATSLLLATGQPVPRLAPLEPLLARLGDALEQAEADPVALVAAVEARMEGRGGRVAVRDPASGRIVAEGRVLGLAPGGALRLATEAGEVEVVAGEVTLATP from the coding sequence GTGACTGCGACGGCTCTCGGCACGCCGATCCGGCACCTCGCCTCGGTGGCGTCCACGATGGATGAGGCCGCGCGCTGGGCCGCCGAAGGCGCCCCGCACGGTGCCGTCGTGGTGGCCGAGCGCCAGCACGGTGGCCGCGGCCGGCACGGTCGCGTCTGGGCTTCGGCGCCCGGCCAGAGCTTGCTGCTCACCGTCGTCCTCCGCCCGTCGCTTCCCGCCGAGCGCATCGGGCTGATCCCGCTCGCCGCCGGGCTGGCCGTCGCCGAGACGGCCGCCGCCTTCGGCGCCGACGCGCGCATCAAGTGGCCCAACGACGTCCGGGTGGGGGGGCGGAAGCTGGCGGGGGTGCTCGCCGAAACGACCTGGTCCGGCGGGCGGGCGCGCGTGCTGCTGGGCGTCGGGCTGAACGTCGCGCAGGACGCCTTCGCGCCGCCGCTGGACGCGACCGCCACGTCACTCCTGCTGGCGACCGGCCAGCCGGTGCCGCGCCTCGCGCCGCTGGAGCCCCTCCTCGCCCGCCTCGGGGACGCGCTGGAGCAGGCCGAGGCAGACCCCGTCGCGCTCGTCGCGGCCGTCGAGGCGAGGATGGAAGGGAGGGGAGGGCGCGTCGCCGTGCGCGATCCGGCGAGTGGGCGCATCGTCGCCGAGGGGCGCGTCCTGGGACTCGCCCCTGGCGGTGCCCTCCGTCTCGCCACCGAGGCGGGCGAGGTCGAGGTCGTCGCGGGCGAAGTCACCCTCGCCACGCCATGA
- a CDS encoding inositol monophosphatase family protein — protein MPFDSERRVAEAAARAAAAFIRPHAGRLSAADLRAKGVHDLVSFVDEGSQRIVLDALRAAFPDDVLVGEEGADGSIDLDTGRVWIVDPLDGTTNFAHGVAPYAVSIGLRVEGIGQMGVVLDVAHDELFSAVRGEGLTVDGVPTTVSVTTRLDDALIATGFPFRDFRYLGGYLEAAEALMRSTRGLRRHGAAAVDLAWTAAGRFDGFFEAGLAPWDVAAGVVLVEAAGGEVTGLWDGADPVTTGGLVAAAPGIADALRAATAPLGPAYRRTCIERENI, from the coding sequence ATGCCCTTCGACTCCGAGCGCCGCGTCGCCGAGGCCGCCGCCCGCGCCGCCGCTGCCTTCATCCGCCCCCACGCCGGGAGGCTCTCTGCCGCCGACCTCCGCGCCAAAGGCGTCCACGACCTCGTCTCGTTCGTGGACGAGGGCTCGCAGCGGATCGTCCTCGACGCGCTCCGGGCCGCGTTCCCCGACGACGTACTGGTCGGCGAAGAGGGCGCCGACGGCAGCATCGACCTCGACACCGGCCGCGTCTGGATCGTGGACCCGCTGGACGGGACCACCAACTTCGCGCACGGCGTCGCGCCGTACGCCGTCTCCATCGGCCTGCGCGTCGAGGGCATCGGCCAGATGGGCGTGGTGCTGGACGTGGCGCACGACGAGCTGTTCTCGGCCGTCCGCGGCGAGGGGCTGACGGTCGACGGCGTGCCCACGACCGTGTCCGTCACCACCCGCCTCGACGACGCGCTGATCGCGACCGGCTTCCCGTTTCGCGACTTCCGCTACCTCGGCGGCTACCTGGAGGCCGCCGAAGCGCTGATGCGGAGCACCCGCGGCCTGCGCCGCCACGGCGCCGCGGCGGTCGACCTCGCGTGGACGGCCGCGGGCCGCTTCGACGGCTTCTTCGAGGCCGGGCTCGCCCCGTGGGACGTGGCGGCAGGTGTCGTGCTGGTAGAGGCTGCGGGCGGCGAGGTGACCGGCCTCTGGGACGGCGCCGACCCTGTGACGACGGGCGGCCTCGTCGCCGCCGCGCCTGGCATCGCCGACGCCCTCCGCGCCGCCACGGCCCCCCTTGGCCCTGCTTACCGCCGCACATGCATCGAACGAGAGAACATCTGA
- a CDS encoding response regulator gives MSAPRPTLLVADDYPENCKLFSIYLRKDYEVVTALSAEAALARIQEGGIAAALLDINYQGGMSGLDLVRHLRADPALAALPTLALTAHASPEDRRACLEAGFDAYLSKPVLKAQMLTAVEALLMEATTPGSSG, from the coding sequence ATGTCTGCCCCGCGCCCGACCCTGCTCGTCGCCGACGACTATCCGGAGAACTGCAAGCTCTTCTCGATCTACCTCCGCAAGGACTACGAGGTGGTGACGGCGCTGTCAGCCGAGGCGGCGCTCGCCCGGATCCAGGAGGGAGGCATCGCGGCGGCGCTGCTGGACATCAACTACCAGGGAGGGATGTCGGGGCTGGACCTGGTCCGCCACCTCCGCGCCGACCCCGCGCTGGCGGCCCTGCCGACGCTCGCGCTGACGGCCCACGCGTCACCCGAGGACCGCCGGGCGTGCCTCGAAGCAGGCTTCGACGCGTACCTCTCGAAGCCCGTCCTGAAGGCCCAGATGCTGACGGCGGTGGAGGCGCTGCTGATGGAGGCGACGACCCCGGGCTCCTCGGGCTGA
- a CDS encoding enoyl-ACP reductase, producing MADSNGLLAGKTGVISGALDPNSIAWALAEAAHREGARFVLTNAPVAKRFGQIAELAEATGGSEILYADATSDEDMDRLFAESTEILGGPLDFVVHSIGMGVNVRKNRAYEELNYDWYQKSLDISAISLHRMVAAALRGDALSDGSSVLAMSYIGAQRVFSEYSEMGDAKALLESIVRSYGYRLGRRGIRINAVSQSPTRTTAGGGISGFDAMFEFAEKVAPLGNADQASCADYCVTLLSDYTRMVTMQTLYHDGGFSAMGISDALVEGLTDMKIRDDA from the coding sequence ATGGCCGACTCCAACGGGCTCCTCGCCGGCAAGACCGGTGTCATCTCCGGCGCCCTCGACCCCAACTCCATCGCCTGGGCGCTCGCCGAGGCCGCCCACCGCGAGGGCGCCCGCTTCGTGCTCACCAACGCGCCCGTCGCAAAGCGCTTCGGGCAGATCGCCGAGCTGGCCGAGGCCACCGGCGGCAGCGAGATCCTCTACGCCGACGCCACCTCGGACGAGGACATGGACCGCCTCTTCGCCGAGTCGACCGAGATCCTGGGCGGGCCGCTCGACTTCGTGGTCCACTCCATCGGCATGGGCGTCAACGTCCGCAAGAACCGGGCGTACGAGGAGCTGAACTACGACTGGTACCAGAAGTCGCTCGACATCTCGGCCATCTCGCTGCACCGCATGGTGGCCGCCGCCCTCCGCGGCGACGCGCTCTCCGACGGCAGTTCCGTGCTCGCGATGAGCTACATCGGTGCCCAGCGCGTGTTCTCGGAGTACTCCGAGATGGGCGACGCGAAGGCGCTCCTGGAGTCGATCGTCCGCAGCTACGGCTACCGCCTCGGGCGCCGCGGCATCCGCATCAACGCGGTCTCGCAGAGCCCCACCCGGACGACCGCCGGCGGCGGCATCTCGGGCTTCGACGCCATGTTCGAGTTCGCCGAGAAGGTCGCCCCCCTCGGCAACGCCGACCAGGCCTCCTGCGCCGACTACTGCGTCACCCTGCTGAGCGACTACACGCGCATGGTGACCATGCAGACGCTCTACCACGACGGCGGCTTCTCGGCGATGGGCATCTCGGACGCGCTCGTCGAGGGCCTGACCGACATGAAGATCCGCGACGACGCGTAG
- a CDS encoding DoxX family protein, whose translation MNDLPVLFLRDLSSILLASVFIGTGLLHFLKPRMFEAIVPPSLPAPRALVLISGAAEILGGLGLLVPAVRPWAGWGLVALLVAVFPANLYMARESERFRRLAPRWLLLARLPLQLVLIAWVLWASRP comes from the coding sequence ATGAACGATCTCCCGGTCCTCTTCCTCCGGGACCTCTCGTCCATCCTCCTGGCATCGGTGTTCATCGGAACGGGGCTGCTCCATTTCCTCAAGCCGCGGATGTTCGAGGCCATCGTGCCGCCGTCGCTGCCCGCGCCGCGCGCCCTCGTCCTGATCTCCGGCGCCGCCGAGATCCTGGGCGGCCTCGGCCTGCTGGTCCCCGCGGTGCGCCCGTGGGCCGGGTGGGGGCTCGTCGCGCTCCTCGTGGCCGTCTTCCCCGCGAACCTGTACATGGCGCGGGAGTCCGAGCGCTTCCGGCGGCTCGCGCCGCGCTGGCTGCTGCTGGCCCGGCTGCCGCTCCAACTCGTCCTCATCGCCTGGGTGCTCTGGGCCAGCCGACCGTGA
- a CDS encoding M1 family aminopeptidase, translating into MTRLSALAAVLLLVGCGGGPAENDGVDAPAPQPGVDVRDVRAEVLLNPETRQIGVTASLDIAYPDTMRTLVLGLDDALEVLTVRVDGEAVLFWREGDALDVPVAGVSSPSLVEVVYRGIPAAGLYADEGAGQTVVYTDGWPDRTAGWLPAVQHPSDPARLDLTVVVPEAVEVMASGRAVGDSLAGGQRHARFVLDEDAPPYTWAFAAGDFTVTEQDGIVPIRHALLAADAGLASRLSRTPAILATLAEVLGPYPYASYATVQVPMAYAGMENAAAPFLRAELYSTDAEGRNPIEEVNTHEIVHQWWGNAVVPADWRDLWLSEGAATYLTTEVYQRLDGLEAGRRFRTLMSREISPEDAARRLVPTTYADPADVLSPTVYQKGGAVFHLLRLTLGDAVFFGALRQIQADFADRPLSTDAFQQALEAASGRDLQRLFDVWVHGEGLPTLRTRWDRDTRTLSWSVEGDRGTLDGVPFEVYVRQGDQAWFVPATDGVFTPPGDGRPTVEASGVLLTVER; encoded by the coding sequence GTGACTCGCCTCTCCGCCCTCGCCGCCGTCCTCCTCCTCGTCGGCTGCGGCGGCGGGCCAGCAGAGAACGACGGCGTCGACGCGCCCGCGCCCCAGCCCGGCGTCGACGTGCGCGACGTGCGGGCCGAGGTGCTGCTCAACCCGGAGACGCGCCAGATCGGCGTCACGGCGTCGCTCGACATCGCCTACCCGGACACGATGCGGACGCTCGTGCTGGGACTGGACGATGCCCTGGAGGTCCTCACGGTCCGCGTCGACGGCGAGGCGGTCCTGTTCTGGCGCGAGGGCGACGCCCTCGACGTGCCCGTCGCCGGGGTGTCGTCGCCGTCACTCGTGGAGGTCGTCTACCGCGGCATCCCCGCCGCCGGGCTCTACGCCGACGAGGGCGCCGGGCAGACGGTCGTCTACACCGACGGCTGGCCGGACCGCACGGCGGGCTGGCTCCCGGCCGTCCAGCACCCCTCCGACCCCGCCCGCCTCGACCTCACCGTGGTCGTGCCCGAGGCGGTCGAGGTCATGGCCTCCGGCCGCGCCGTCGGCGACTCGCTCGCGGGCGGCCAACGCCACGCTCGCTTCGTACTCGACGAAGACGCGCCGCCCTACACGTGGGCCTTCGCCGCCGGCGACTTCACCGTCACCGAGCAGGACGGGATCGTGCCCATCCGCCACGCCCTCCTCGCCGCCGACGCCGGGCTCGCGAGCCGCCTGTCGCGGACGCCCGCCATCCTCGCCACGCTCGCCGAGGTACTCGGGCCGTACCCGTACGCCTCTTATGCGACTGTCCAGGTGCCGATGGCCTACGCCGGGATGGAAAACGCCGCGGCCCCCTTCCTCCGCGCCGAACTCTACAGCACCGACGCGGAGGGCCGAAACCCCATCGAGGAGGTCAACACCCACGAGATCGTCCACCAGTGGTGGGGCAACGCCGTCGTCCCGGCCGACTGGCGGGACCTGTGGCTCAGCGAGGGCGCGGCGACGTACCTGACCACGGAGGTCTACCAGCGCCTCGACGGCCTGGAAGCCGGGCGCCGCTTCCGGACGCTCATGTCGCGCGAGATCTCGCCCGAGGACGCCGCCCGCCGCCTCGTGCCGACGACCTACGCCGACCCCGCCGACGTCCTCTCCCCGACCGTCTACCAGAAGGGCGGCGCGGTCTTCCACCTGCTCCGCCTCACCCTCGGCGATGCCGTCTTCTTCGGCGCCCTCCGCCAGATCCAGGCCGACTTCGCCGACCGGCCGCTCTCGACCGACGCGTTCCAGCAAGCGCTGGAGGCCGCCTCCGGGCGCGATCTCCAGAGGCTGTTCGACGTCTGGGTCCACGGCGAGGGCCTGCCGACGCTCCGCACCCGCTGGGACCGCGACACGCGCACGCTCAGCTGGTCTGTCGAAGGCGACCGCGGCACCCTGGACGGCGTCCCGTTCGAGGTCTACGTCCGCCAGGGCGACCAGGCGTGGTTCGTTCCCGCCACCGACGGCGTGTTCACGCCCCCTGGCGACGGCCGCCCCACCGTGGAGGCGTCGGGCGTGTTGCTGACCGTCGAGCGGTGA